A genome region from Actinopolymorpha sp. NPDC004070 includes the following:
- a CDS encoding hemolysin family protein, with translation MNAVLANIGLALIFVLIGGVFAAAEMALVSLREGQVKSLAQRGRRGEVIARLTADPNQFLSAVQIGVTLSGFLASAFAGANLSKYLAPVLENAGVPPRASEPVALVLITIAVSYVSIVLGELAAKRLALQRAEGIASALAPMIASIATLARPVIWFLSKSTNVVVRLLGGDPSVGREQMTDEELRELVSGHQTLGEEERAIVDEVFDAGTRQLREVMLPRTETDFLDASTPVYKTVKEVTASPHSRYPVVRGSTDDVVGFVHVRDLLNPEVANRSVRVGDLARDVLFLPGTKRVLPALSEMRSTSHHLAIVLDEYGGTAGIVTLEDLVEELIGDIRDEYDTAAEAASRRLVSGEVELDGRIGLDDVADETGVTVPDGPYETVAGFVVSLLGHVPSVGESAEFDGHGFTVIEMDGRRVARLRFTPRPPERPGAGEASEGAGDNGHRSAANGSDEATGRAEQAEPARPAERA, from the coding sequence ATGAACGCCGTTCTGGCTAACATCGGGCTGGCCCTGATCTTCGTCCTCATCGGCGGCGTCTTCGCCGCAGCCGAGATGGCGCTGGTGTCGCTGCGCGAGGGACAGGTCAAGTCCCTCGCGCAGCGCGGCCGGCGCGGTGAGGTGATCGCCCGGCTCACCGCCGACCCCAACCAGTTCCTGTCCGCCGTGCAGATCGGCGTGACCCTCTCCGGCTTCCTGGCCTCGGCGTTCGCCGGCGCCAACCTGTCCAAGTACCTCGCGCCGGTGCTGGAGAACGCCGGCGTGCCGCCGCGCGCCTCCGAGCCGGTCGCGCTGGTGCTGATCACGATCGCGGTGTCGTACGTCTCGATCGTGCTGGGCGAGCTGGCGGCCAAGCGGCTCGCGCTGCAGCGGGCGGAGGGGATCGCGTCCGCGCTGGCGCCGATGATCGCCTCGATCGCGACCCTCGCCCGGCCGGTCATCTGGTTCCTGTCCAAGTCGACCAACGTGGTGGTCCGGCTGCTCGGCGGCGACCCCAGCGTCGGCCGGGAGCAGATGACCGACGAGGAGCTGCGGGAGCTGGTGTCGGGGCACCAGACGCTGGGCGAGGAGGAGCGGGCCATCGTCGACGAGGTGTTCGACGCCGGCACCCGCCAGCTGCGCGAGGTCATGCTGCCGCGTACGGAAACCGACTTCCTGGACGCCTCCACGCCGGTCTACAAGACGGTGAAGGAGGTCACCGCGAGCCCGCACTCGCGCTATCCCGTGGTGCGCGGGTCGACCGACGACGTGGTGGGCTTCGTCCACGTCCGCGACCTGCTCAACCCCGAGGTGGCCAACCGTTCGGTCCGGGTCGGCGACCTGGCCCGGGACGTCCTCTTCCTGCCCGGTACCAAGCGGGTCCTGCCGGCCCTGTCGGAGATGCGGTCGACCAGCCACCACCTGGCGATCGTGCTGGACGAGTACGGCGGCACCGCGGGCATCGTCACCCTCGAGGACCTGGTCGAGGAGCTCATCGGGGACATCCGGGACGAGTACGACACCGCCGCGGAGGCCGCGTCCCGCCGGCTGGTCTCCGGCGAAGTCGAGCTGGACGGCCGGATCGGCCTGGACGACGTGGCCGACGAGACCGGGGTGACCGTGCCGGACGGGCCGTACGAGACGGTCGCCGGCTTCGTGGTGTCGCTGCTCGGGCACGTGCCGTCGGTGGGGGAGTCGGCGGAGTTCGACGGGCACGGGTTCACGGTGATCGAGATGGACGGCCGGCGGGTGGCGCGGCTGCGGTTCACGCCCCGGCCGCCGGAACGCCCCGGGGCCGGCGAGGCGTCCGAGGGGGCTGGGGACAACGGTCACCGCTCCGCCGCCAACGGCTCCGACGAGGCGACCGGGCGAGCTGAGCAGGCCGAGCCCGCCAGGCCGGCCGAGCGGGCCTGA